From a region of the Deinococcus aestuarii genome:
- a CDS encoding SLC13 family permease, producing MDPVTILLILFAAALVLFATEWLPVDVTALLLLGSLLVLGLLTPREAFAGFGSDTVITLAGLFTLTRVLLRAGVIEWVGVTLSRRARNAGGMIRGMLGAVAGVSAFTSNTATTAVFLPVMTGLARRAGVAPSRVLMPLAFASILGGTVTVIGTSTNLVVSGALPATGLRPLGFFELAWVGVPVALFGLLYLFFVAPRLLPAQEAELEESLRAYLADLTVAPGSLLTGQTLRETGLGRDHGLTVVAVRRGGETHYAPGPDFRIEEGDTLAVEGPPHRILSGKGTLGVFSKSEQRLQVEGAVPVRLVEAVVMPGSPLTGRTLRESRFRERYGLSVLALHRRARTIERLARVRVGVGDVLMIQGPAERVAALGDHLTVLGDLTEAQRDPRKAPLALLLFGGAVVGGGLGLLPLSVAVLLAVALAFALRLVTPEEAYRAIEWPVLVLVACMLAFGTAFEDTGAARVLTGAISGVLEPLGPYGLLAALFGVTVALTQPMSNQAAALVMLPLAIGTAQALGYDPRPFVIGITVAASNSFITPLEPSCMLVYGPGRYRFIDFVRVGLGLTAVSFVVAMLVIPRVWPF from the coding sequence ATGGACCCCGTGACCATCCTGCTCATCCTCTTCGCCGCCGCGCTCGTGCTGTTTGCCACCGAGTGGCTGCCCGTGGACGTGACGGCCCTGCTGCTGCTCGGCTCGCTGCTCGTCCTCGGGCTACTGACGCCCCGGGAGGCGTTCGCGGGCTTCGGCAGCGACACCGTGATCACCCTCGCGGGACTTTTCACCCTGACGCGGGTGCTCCTGCGCGCCGGGGTCATCGAGTGGGTGGGGGTGACCCTCAGCCGCCGCGCCCGGAACGCGGGCGGGATGATCCGGGGGATGCTGGGCGCGGTGGCGGGCGTGAGCGCGTTCACGAGCAACACCGCCACGACCGCCGTCTTCCTGCCGGTGATGACGGGGCTCGCCCGCCGGGCGGGGGTCGCGCCGAGCCGGGTGCTGATGCCCCTGGCCTTCGCCAGCATCCTGGGGGGCACGGTCACCGTGATCGGCACGAGCACCAACCTCGTCGTCTCGGGGGCGCTTCCCGCCACGGGGCTCAGGCCGCTGGGTTTTTTCGAGCTCGCGTGGGTCGGCGTGCCCGTCGCCCTCTTCGGGCTGCTGTACCTCTTTTTCGTGGCGCCGCGGCTGCTTCCCGCCCAGGAGGCCGAGCTCGAAGAGTCCCTGCGCGCCTACCTCGCCGACCTGACGGTGGCGCCCGGCAGCCTCCTCACCGGGCAGACCCTGCGAGAGACGGGCCTGGGCCGTGACCACGGCCTGACCGTCGTGGCCGTGCGCCGCGGGGGCGAGACCCACTACGCGCCCGGCCCCGACTTCCGCATCGAGGAGGGCGACACCCTCGCCGTGGAGGGCCCGCCCCACCGCATCCTGAGCGGCAAGGGGACCCTGGGGGTGTTCAGCAAGAGCGAGCAACGCCTTCAGGTCGAGGGGGCCGTGCCCGTGCGGCTCGTGGAAGCGGTCGTGATGCCCGGCAGTCCCCTCACCGGGCGCACCCTGCGCGAGTCGCGCTTCCGGGAGCGCTACGGCCTGTCCGTGCTCGCCCTGCACCGCCGCGCCCGCACCATCGAACGCCTCGCCCGGGTGCGCGTGGGGGTCGGGGACGTGCTGATGATCCAGGGCCCCGCCGAACGGGTGGCGGCGCTCGGCGACCACCTCACGGTTCTCGGCGACCTGACCGAGGCGCAGCGTGACCCCCGCAAGGCCCCGCTCGCCCTGCTGCTCTTCGGCGGGGCCGTCGTCGGGGGCGGCCTGGGCCTGCTGCCGCTGAGCGTGGCGGTCCTGCTCGCGGTGGCCCTCGCCTTCGCGCTGCGGCTCGTGACCCCCGAGGAGGCGTACCGGGCCATCGAGTGGCCCGTCCTCGTCCTCGTCGCCTGCATGCTCGCCTTCGGCACCGCCTTCGAGGACACCGGGGCCGCGCGGGTGCTGACGGGCGCGATCTCCGGCGTCCTCGAACCCCTGGGTCCCTACGGCCTGCTCGCCGCCCTCTTCGGGGTGACGGTCGCCCTCACCCAGCCCATGAGCAACCAGGCCGCCGCCCTCGTGATGCTCCCCCTCGCCATCGGCACGGCGCAGGCCCTGGGCTACGACCCGCGCCCCTTTGTCATCGGCATCACCGTCGCCGCGAGCAACTCCTTCATCACCCCCCTCGAACCCTCCTGCATGCTCGTCTACGGCCCCGGCCGCTACCGCTTCATCGACTTCGTGCGCGTCGGCCTGGGCCTGACGGCCGTGAGCTTCGTGGTGGCGATGCTGGTAATTCCGCGGGTGTGGCCGTTTTGA
- a CDS encoding [LysW]-lysine hydrolase, which produces MTRPPDPLTGPLAGARALVAGAVAIPSLSGEEAGVAAYLRAWMAARGFEAHVDGAGNAVGERGWGPLTVMLLGHIDTVPGDIPVRVEEDTLHGRGSVDAKGSLCAFVAAVAALPEEALAGARFVCVGATEEEAPSSRGARHVLGRYRPDLVLIGEPSGWTGLTLGYKGRLVVRVRVRKANFHTAGEGTSAADDLAEGWFRVRAWAAGEGGEGVFDTVQATLQDLWTRTDGLAQLAGGTFGLRLPPRLSPEAAEEAVRGVLADLPDPAGVEVTCTGHERAVRHPRDNALTRALRVAIRAQGGTPVFKVKTGTSDMNVVAREWPVPTVAYGPGDSALDHTPHEHLDLREYDRAVAVLTQALTRLAAGGASPTAAPAAP; this is translated from the coding sequence GTGACCCGGCCGCCCGACCCGTTGACCGGCCCGCTGGCTGGGGCCCGCGCCCTCGTCGCCGGGGCCGTCGCCATCCCCTCCCTCTCCGGGGAGGAGGCGGGGGTCGCGGCCTACCTGAGGGCCTGGATGGCCGCGCGCGGCTTCGAGGCCCACGTGGACGGGGCGGGCAACGCCGTGGGCGAGCGGGGCTGGGGGCCCCTCACCGTCATGCTGCTCGGGCATATCGACACGGTGCCGGGGGACATCCCGGTGCGGGTGGAGGAGGACACCCTCCACGGGCGCGGCAGCGTGGACGCCAAGGGGAGCTTGTGCGCCTTTGTGGCGGCGGTGGCCGCCCTGCCGGAAGAAGCCCTCGCCGGGGCCCGCTTCGTGTGCGTCGGCGCGACCGAGGAGGAGGCGCCGAGCAGCCGGGGCGCCCGCCACGTCCTGGGCCGCTACCGCCCCGACCTCGTACTGATCGGCGAGCCGAGCGGCTGGACGGGCCTGACGCTGGGGTACAAGGGGCGGCTGGTGGTCCGCGTGCGGGTGCGCAAGGCCAACTTCCACACGGCGGGCGAGGGCACGAGCGCCGCCGACGACCTCGCCGAGGGCTGGTTCCGGGTGCGGGCCTGGGCCGCCGGGGAGGGGGGAGAGGGGGTCTTCGACACGGTGCAGGCCACCCTTCAGGACCTCTGGACGCGCACCGACGGGCTGGCCCAGCTCGCGGGGGGCACCTTCGGCCTGCGCCTGCCGCCCCGGCTCTCCCCCGAGGCCGCCGAGGAGGCCGTTCGCGGGGTGCTGGCGGACCTGCCCGACCCGGCGGGGGTGGAGGTCACCTGCACCGGGCACGAACGCGCCGTGCGTCACCCCCGGGACAACGCGCTGACCCGCGCGCTGCGGGTCGCCATCCGCGCGCAGGGCGGAACGCCCGTCTTCAAGGTCAAGACCGGCACGAGCGACATGAACGTGGTGGCGCGCGAGTGGCCGGTCCCCACCGTGGCCTACGGCCCGGGGGACAGCGCCCTCGACCACACCCCGCACGAGCACCTCGACCTGCGGGAGTACGACCGGGCGGTCGCGGTGCTGACCCAGGCGCTGACCCGGCTCGCGGCGGGAGGGGCCTCGCCCACCGCCGCCCCGGCTGCGCCCTGA
- a CDS encoding DUF4887 domain-containing protein, translated as MNDRVQSALKVLGIGVPPVATLEREGAFFALLEDTLIYQDAGGTRRVTLRDLTRIHSDEEGLLRVETPAGTALTASLLGYDPARVQAFFSRVRDATARAKHLPTTPLPGPSGQKTFGPSSAPSTPPQGQAPTPVTPPREQAPPRASPDAGKGPEPGKDPGRGDPAPPRERSAPPAVPRATQWKPPGHNDLGGETVRVIGPSTQVPPAPSPSPAPPEGTPTQAPTTSSPIVVTPTPPGAASVTGLPEVTPSAPSPAVTRTRRAPARGGPGGLDARAEAVQGWVGRLRLLAAVLGLAALGLAVFQFAEGPRLSGLWTLIVGGVGALALLAFAEVTDLVVALARAVAGERGAGVADAGEAAPADGSP; from the coding sequence ATGAATGACCGCGTACAGTCGGCCCTGAAGGTGCTGGGCATCGGCGTGCCGCCCGTCGCGACGCTGGAACGCGAGGGCGCGTTTTTCGCCCTGCTGGAAGACACGTTGATCTACCAGGACGCGGGCGGCACCCGCCGGGTCACCCTGCGCGACCTGACCCGCATCCACAGCGACGAGGAAGGCCTCCTGAGGGTCGAGACCCCCGCCGGAACGGCCCTCACCGCCAGCCTGCTCGGCTACGACCCCGCCCGCGTCCAGGCCTTTTTCTCCCGGGTGCGCGACGCCACCGCCCGCGCCAAACACCTGCCGACCACGCCCCTGCCGGGTCCGAGCGGGCAGAAGACCTTCGGTCCCTCGTCCGCGCCCTCCACACCGCCCCAGGGTCAGGCCCCCACCCCCGTCACCCCTCCCCGCGAGCAGGCCCCCCCCAGGGCCAGCCCGGACGCCGGGAAGGGGCCGGAGCCCGGGAAAGACCCCGGGCGGGGCGACCCGGCCCCCCCCCGCGAGCGTTCCGCGCCGCCCGCCGTCCCCCGCGCGACCCAGTGGAAACCGCCCGGCCACAACGACCTCGGCGGCGAGACGGTGCGCGTGATCGGCCCGTCCACCCAGGTGCCGCCCGCGCCCTCCCCCTCCCCGGCCCCGCCCGAGGGGACTCCGACGCAGGCCCCGACGACCTCCTCCCCCATCGTCGTGACGCCCACCCCGCCGGGCGCAGCTTCCGTCACGGGGCTGCCGGAGGTCACGCCGTCCGCCCCGTCTCCGGCGGTGACCCGCACCCGACGGGCCCCGGCGCGCGGTGGGCCCGGTGGTCTGGACGCGCGGGCGGAGGCCGTGCAGGGCTGGGTGGGGCGGCTGCGCCTCCTCGCGGCGGTGCTGGGGCTCGCGGCCCTGGGGCTGGCCGTCTTCCAGTTCGCCGAGGGGCCGCGCCTCTCGGGCCTGTGGACCCTGATTGTCGGGGGGGTGGGGGCCCTGGCCCTGCTCGCCTTCGCGGAGGTCACCGATCTCGTCGTGGCCCTCGCCCGGGCGGTGGCGGGCGAGCGGGGCGCCGGGGTGGCGGACGCGGGCGAGGCTGCCCCGGCCGACGGGTCCCCGTGA
- a CDS encoding YifB family Mg chelatase-like AAA ATPase yields MLARARSVALIGVDAVPVEVEVDVSPGLPAFTVVGLPDQAVSEARERVRAAVRNAGLPFPAARITVNLAPADLRKEGPLYDLPIALGLLAAQELLPASALAGVVSAGELALDGSLRSIAGAVNLALLAAQEHLPALLPAGNASEAALIDGVQVYGARTLEDAVRHLTGQTLLTEAPPPEPAAGADALLDLADLKGQTAAKRALEIAVAGGHNLLLVGSPGSGKTMLARRAPGLTPPLTRAEALEVTRIHSAAGLLAARGGLVGQAPYRSPHHTVSDAGLIGGGGVPKPGEVSLAHRGVLFLDEFPEFSRKALETLRQPLEDGHVTISRARATVSYPARFQLIAAMNPCPCGHHGDPEKACKCTPVERTRYAGRLSGPLLDRIDLTVKVPRLTVDELSRAPETENSAQVRARVARAREAMLARQGGRNSDLGGQALRRHAALRPGPDAFLRAAARQLNLTGRGFDRVVRVARTVADLAGSADISEAHLAEAVTYRPRELA; encoded by the coding sequence ATGCTCGCCCGCGCCCGCAGCGTCGCCTTGATCGGCGTGGACGCCGTGCCCGTCGAGGTCGAGGTGGACGTCAGCCCGGGCCTCCCCGCCTTCACCGTGGTCGGGCTTCCTGACCAGGCGGTCAGTGAGGCGCGCGAGCGGGTGCGGGCCGCCGTTCGCAATGCGGGCCTGCCCTTTCCGGCGGCGCGCATCACGGTCAATCTGGCGCCCGCCGACCTGCGGAAGGAGGGGCCGCTGTACGACCTGCCCATCGCGCTCGGGCTGCTCGCCGCGCAGGAACTGTTGCCCGCCTCCGCGCTCGCGGGCGTGGTGAGCGCCGGGGAACTCGCCCTCGACGGGTCGCTGCGGTCCATCGCCGGGGCGGTGAACCTCGCCCTGCTCGCCGCGCAGGAACACCTGCCCGCCCTGCTGCCCGCGGGCAACGCCTCCGAGGCGGCCCTGATCGACGGGGTGCAGGTATACGGGGCGCGGACCCTGGAGGACGCGGTGCGGCACCTCACCGGCCAGACCCTCCTCACCGAGGCCCCCCCGCCCGAGCCCGCGGCGGGGGCGGACGCCCTCCTCGACCTCGCCGACCTCAAAGGGCAGACGGCGGCGAAGCGCGCGCTGGAGATCGCCGTCGCGGGCGGGCACAACCTGCTCCTCGTGGGCTCGCCGGGAAGCGGCAAGACCATGCTCGCCCGCCGCGCTCCCGGCCTTACCCCGCCCCTCACGCGTGCCGAGGCGCTGGAGGTTACCCGCATCCACTCCGCCGCCGGGCTCCTCGCCGCCCGGGGAGGGCTCGTCGGTCAGGCGCCCTACCGCTCCCCCCACCACACCGTCTCCGATGCCGGGCTGATCGGGGGCGGGGGGGTGCCCAAGCCCGGCGAGGTCTCTCTCGCGCATAGAGGCGTCCTCTTCCTCGACGAATTCCCCGAATTCTCCCGCAAGGCGCTCGAAACGCTCCGCCAGCCCCTCGAAGACGGGCACGTCACGATCAGCCGCGCCCGCGCCACCGTGAGCTATCCCGCCCGCTTCCAACTGATCGCGGCCATGAACCCGTGCCCCTGCGGCCATCACGGTGACCCCGAGAAGGCCTGCAAGTGCACGCCGGTCGAGCGCACCCGCTATGCCGGGCGCCTCAGCGGGCCGCTTCTCGACCGCATCGACCTCACGGTGAAGGTGCCGCGCCTGACGGTGGACGAGCTGAGCCGCGCCCCGGAGACGGAGAACAGCGCTCAGGTTCGCGCCCGGGTGGCCCGCGCCCGCGAGGCGATGCTCGCCCGGCAGGGGGGCCGCAACAGCGACCTCGGCGGGCAGGCCCTGCGGCGTCACGCGGCGTTGCGCCCCGGTCCCGACGCCTTCCTGCGCGCCGCCGCCCGGCAGCTCAACCTGACCGGGCGGGGCTTTGACCGGGTTGTGCGCGTCGCCCGGACCGTGGCCGACCTCGCGGGCAGCGCCGACATCAGCGAGGCGCACCTCGCCGAGGCCGTCACGTACCGGCCGCGTGAGCTGGCCTGA
- the tatA gene encoding twin-arginine translocase TatA/TatE family subunit, whose protein sequence is MPNIGPGELLVILLIALLVFGPRKLPELGKSLGAGIREFRRGTQGLKEELEGSFRETPAAQPAPVRTVVASAAPQPVQAVTPQAVTPAPNKPQEG, encoded by the coding sequence ATGCCCAATATCGGACCCGGTGAATTGCTCGTCATTCTCCTCATCGCGCTGCTCGTCTTCGGGCCGCGCAAATTGCCCGAACTCGGCAAGAGCCTCGGCGCGGGCATCCGCGAGTTCCGCCGGGGCACCCAGGGCCTCAAGGAAGAGCTGGAGGGCAGCTTCCGCGAGACGCCTGCCGCCCAGCCCGCCCCCGTGCGGACCGTGGTGGCGAGCGCCGCGCCCCAGCCCGTGCAGGCCGTCACCCCCCAGGCCGTGACGCCCGCTCCGAACAAGCCACAGGAGGGCTGA
- a CDS encoding PQQ-binding-like beta-propeller repeat protein: MEIGATVTERYVLRALLGEGGSAKVYRALDTHLDREVAVKVLHPHTNDAERARFLREVRTLARLTHPGVVPVLDLGEMREPSGAERVFFTMPLLSGGPITALGPLEDAPGPLAHFLTAAAFASRALAHIHGHGIVHRDLTPGNVLLDDARLPRIMDFGLVALSDHTRHLTRSGVTLGTPAYMAPEQARGVGVGPRSDLYALGAVLYRVACGSPPFVGDSDQSVLYQHVYEPPPDPRDLNPAVPDAVARVLLALLAKRPEDRPGSGEAVTHLWALARRDVWTRHARGQYRGGRARTGEHPDGPARVEGLCEAWSVALPGEVTWPAAVVGEGDLVAVGTRGGQLVLTHASGRPYATYAARDEVTAPATFTGGAVLYGGWDGTLRRVRLWDGAEGWLHQARAEFTGAPTLWGERVLATSRDGHLHALHARSGELAWAYRAAGPVAASPVVWAGAALLCDENGWLHALDAREGTPLWKVEVGTVHATPALAPTGPGSATLVIPTWPGEVHALSLSAASGRAALVQPEPTLWTYDVEDEIWAAPAVTGDLAVVAGWGGTVRALRLSDGEDVWTFALEGRVTASPVVSAGLVFLASEEGELVALDVRSGKVRWRHQEREGVQATPLAAGGTLYVAFMNGTLRAYREGPEDNGTGT, encoded by the coding sequence ATGGAGATCGGGGCGACCGTCACCGAGCGTTACGTGCTGCGCGCCCTGCTGGGGGAAGGCGGCAGCGCGAAGGTGTACCGCGCCCTGGACACCCACCTCGACCGCGAGGTGGCCGTCAAGGTCTTGCACCCCCACACCAACGACGCCGAGCGGGCGCGCTTCCTGCGGGAGGTGCGGACCCTCGCGCGGCTGACCCACCCCGGCGTGGTGCCCGTCCTCGACCTCGGCGAGATGCGGGAGCCGAGCGGGGCGGAGCGGGTTTTTTTCACCATGCCGCTCCTTTCGGGCGGGCCGATCACGGCGCTCGGGCCGCTGGAGGACGCGCCCGGACCGCTGGCGCACTTCCTGACCGCCGCCGCCTTCGCCTCGCGGGCGCTGGCCCACATCCACGGCCACGGGATCGTCCACCGCGACCTGACGCCCGGCAACGTGCTCCTCGACGACGCCCGGCTGCCGCGCATCATGGACTTCGGGCTGGTGGCCCTCAGCGACCACACCCGGCACCTCACCCGCTCGGGGGTGACGCTGGGCACGCCCGCCTACATGGCCCCCGAGCAGGCGCGCGGGGTGGGGGTCGGCCCCCGCAGCGACCTCTACGCCCTCGGCGCCGTGCTGTACCGGGTCGCCTGCGGCTCGCCGCCCTTCGTCGGCGACAGCGACCAAAGCGTGCTCTACCAGCACGTCTACGAGCCGCCGCCCGATCCGCGCGACCTCAACCCCGCCGTCCCCGATGCGGTGGCCCGCGTGCTGCTCGCCCTCCTCGCCAAGAGGCCGGAAGACCGCCCGGGGAGCGGCGAGGCGGTCACGCACCTGTGGGCCCTGGCCCGGCGGGACGTGTGGACCCGGCACGCGCGCGGGCAGTACCGGGGAGGCCGCGCCCGCACCGGCGAACACCCCGACGGCCCGGCCCGGGTGGAGGGACTGTGCGAGGCCTGGAGCGTGGCCCTGCCCGGCGAGGTGACCTGGCCCGCCGCCGTGGTGGGGGAGGGGGACCTCGTGGCGGTGGGGACGCGGGGGGGGCAGCTCGTCCTGACCCACGCCTCCGGGCGCCCCTACGCGACCTACGCGGCGCGCGACGAGGTGACGGCCCCGGCGACCTTCACGGGCGGGGCGGTGCTGTACGGCGGGTGGGACGGGACCCTGCGGCGGGTGCGGCTCTGGGACGGGGCGGAGGGCTGGCTCCACCAGGCGCGGGCCGAGTTCACCGGGGCACCGACCCTCTGGGGCGAGCGGGTCCTCGCCACCAGCCGCGACGGGCACCTCCACGCCCTGCACGCGCGAAGCGGCGAACTCGCCTGGGCCTACCGGGCGGCGGGGCCGGTGGCCGCCTCTCCCGTCGTGTGGGCGGGGGCGGCCCTCTTGTGCGACGAGAACGGCTGGCTGCACGCCCTCGACGCGCGGGAGGGCACGCCGCTGTGGAAGGTGGAGGTCGGCACGGTGCACGCCACGCCCGCCCTCGCGCCGACCGGACCGGGGTCAGCCACCCTGGTCATTCCCACCTGGCCCGGCGAGGTCCACGCCCTGAGCCTGAGTGCGGCCTCGGGGCGCGCGGCCCTCGTCCAGCCCGAGCCGACCCTCTGGACCTACGACGTGGAGGACGAAATCTGGGCCGCCCCGGCGGTGACCGGGGACCTCGCTGTCGTGGCCGGGTGGGGGGGTACGGTGCGGGCCCTGCGGCTTTCCGACGGCGAGGACGTGTGGACCTTCGCGCTGGAGGGCCGCGTGACCGCCAGCCCGGTGGTGAGTGCCGGGCTCGTCTTCCTCGCCTCCGAGGAGGGCGAACTCGTCGCGCTGGACGTGCGCAGCGGAAAGGTGCGCTGGCGCCACCAGGAGCGCGAGGGGGTGCAGGCCACGCCGCTCGCCGCCGGCGGGACGCTGTACGTGGCCTTTATGAACGGCACGCTGCGGGCCTACCGCGAAGGGCCGGAGGACAACGGCACCGGGACCTGA
- the trmFO gene encoding methylenetetrahydrofolate--tRNA-(uracil(54)-C(5))-methyltransferase (FADH(2)-oxidizing) TrmFO: MSFPEITVIGAGLAGSQAALAAAGTGVRVRLHEMRPVKMTPAHRSGNFAELVCSNSLGGEGEMQAKGLLQAELRSVGGEIVLSADASRLPAGNALAVEREEFSARVTRAVREHPLIEVVEGEVERVPEGIAVVASGPLTSDALAADLARVTGSERLSFYDAAAPVIAFESIDMRRAWRAGRYDQSADYINCPFTKEEYLRFFGALEQARSHTPHDWEKLEFFEGCMPIEEIARRGVDTPRFGPMSPKGLDDPRTGRWPYAVAQLRQEDREGRLWSLVGFQTGLKWGDQKAVVQLIPGLENAEVVRYGVMHRNTYLNAPEVLDSTLGLRADPTKFVAGVLAGTEGYLESAATGWLAGLNAARLALGHSPLTPPAESMLGGLVRYLASANPRGFQPMNVNWALVPEIPVPEGRRKLGKREKRPVMFRRGLDAFMGWAGGEAALTVTLPPVSQPAPEAEEKAAPVLR, translated from the coding sequence ATGAGCTTCCCGGAAATCACAGTCATCGGCGCGGGGCTGGCGGGGTCGCAGGCGGCGCTCGCAGCGGCCGGAACAGGAGTGCGGGTACGCCTCCATGAGATGCGCCCCGTCAAGATGACGCCCGCCCACCGTTCGGGGAACTTCGCGGAGCTGGTGTGCTCCAACTCCCTGGGCGGCGAGGGCGAGATGCAGGCCAAGGGGCTCCTCCAGGCCGAACTCCGCAGTGTGGGCGGCGAGATCGTCCTCTCGGCGGACGCCTCCCGCCTCCCCGCCGGGAATGCCCTCGCCGTCGAGCGCGAGGAGTTCAGCGCCCGCGTCACCCGCGCCGTCCGCGAACATCCCCTCATCGAGGTCGTGGAGGGCGAGGTCGAGCGGGTGCCGGAGGGCATCGCCGTGGTCGCCTCCGGGCCGCTGACCTCCGACGCGCTCGCTGCGGACCTCGCCCGAGTCACGGGGAGCGAGCGGCTGAGCTTCTACGACGCCGCCGCCCCTGTGATCGCCTTCGAGAGCATCGACATGCGCAGGGCATGGCGGGCCGGGCGCTACGACCAGAGCGCCGACTACATCAACTGCCCCTTCACCAAGGAGGAGTACCTGCGCTTCTTCGGGGCGCTGGAGCAGGCCCGCTCTCATACCCCCCACGACTGGGAGAAGCTCGAATTTTTCGAGGGCTGTATGCCCATCGAGGAGATCGCCCGCCGCGGCGTGGACACGCCCCGTTTCGGCCCGATGTCGCCCAAGGGCCTCGACGACCCCCGCACCGGGCGCTGGCCCTACGCCGTCGCCCAACTGCGCCAGGAGGACCGCGAGGGGCGGCTGTGGTCCCTCGTCGGCTTCCAGACCGGCCTGAAGTGGGGCGACCAGAAGGCGGTGGTGCAGCTCATTCCGGGCCTGGAGAACGCCGAGGTCGTCCGCTACGGGGTGATGCACCGCAACACGTACCTCAACGCGCCGGAGGTGCTGGACTCGACCCTGGGGCTCCGCGCCGACCCCACCAAGTTCGTCGCGGGCGTGCTGGCGGGCACCGAGGGGTATCTGGAATCGGCGGCGACGGGCTGGCTGGCGGGGTTGAACGCGGCGCGGCTCGCCCTGGGTCATTCACCCCTGACTCCTCCCGCCGAGTCCATGCTGGGCGGCCTGGTGCGCTACCTCGCCTCCGCCAACCCCAGGGGCTTCCAGCCCATGAACGTGAACTGGGCGCTCGTGCCCGAGATTCCCGTTCCCGAGGGACGCCGCAAGCTCGGCAAGCGCGAGAAACGCCCGGTGATGTTCCGCCGCGGCCTGGACGCCTTCATGGGCTGGGCGGGGGGGGAGGCCGCCTTGACCGTCACGCTGCCCCCGGTGTCCCAGCCCGCCCCCGAGGCGGAGGAGAAGGCCGCGCCCGTCTTGAGGTAG
- a CDS encoding DUF305 domain-containing protein: MKLRSGLLALLVLAVLALVGVLTLGSRLATPREGSTEVRFVREMIQHHSQAVDMATRIRDRSEDRTIRALALDIMLSQQEQIGQMRGWLTLWGLPWGGQGMTAEHARMMGMATPAELGSLDTQPVSQAEKTFLQLMIRHHRGALEMVEPALENGVRPEVQALARQVQAAQGGEIRLMTQLLADRGAQPLPAPAGDGGGMDGMEMGGHQH, from the coding sequence ATGAAGCTCCGCTCCGGCCTCCTCGCCCTGCTCGTGCTCGCCGTCCTCGCGCTCGTCGGCGTGCTGACGCTCGGCTCCCGGCTCGCCACCCCGCGGGAGGGCAGCACCGAGGTCCGCTTCGTGCGCGAGATGATCCAGCACCACTCGCAGGCGGTGGACATGGCGACGCGCATCCGCGACCGCAGCGAGGACCGCACGATCCGGGCGCTCGCCCTCGACATCATGCTCTCCCAGCAGGAGCAGATTGGGCAGATGCGCGGCTGGCTGACGCTGTGGGGCCTGCCCTGGGGCGGCCAGGGCATGACGGCGGAGCACGCCCGGATGATGGGCATGGCGACGCCCGCCGAACTCGGCAGCCTCGACACCCAGCCCGTCTCGCAGGCAGAAAAAACCTTCCTGCAACTGATGATTCGCCACCACCGGGGAGCCCTGGAGATGGTCGAACCCGCTCTGGAAAACGGCGTCCGGCCCGAGGTGCAGGCCCTCGCCCGGCAGGTTCAGGCGGCGCAGGGAGGCGAGATCAGGCTCATGACCCAGCTTCTCGCCGACCGGGGCGCGCAACCTCTCCCGGCCCCGGCGGGCGACGGCGGGGGGATGGACGGCATGGAGATGGGCGGGCACCAGCATTGA
- a CDS encoding GNAT family N-acetyltransferase has protein sequence MIRPMQATDAPDVLALLSWMDDAPEREVFAPDARDAAALHDECEDRVCLVAEGVDGAVQAYCGLAPFRDGLVLEGPLGTGELHTLLRRAVERADGLPVYAFSARDNLAVREALEDAGFTAMHATDFYTGRAEHLARAARVPAEYTTETALSPREYRSLFRTAEDGWSGRLDWTDAELRSHFARDDVRLVALRQGGRAVGFAELELNAEATRADLTYVAVHPADRGQGLGRVLLGLAAAEAAAHPEVRTLRARAHDHARPARALYARAGLTHCRSVVTYLRDDTEGEP, from the coding sequence ATGATCCGCCCGATGCAAGCGACCGACGCCCCCGACGTGCTCGCCCTGCTGTCCTGGATGGACGACGCGCCCGAGCGCGAGGTGTTCGCTCCCGATGCCCGCGACGCCGCTGCCCTCCACGACGAGTGCGAGGACCGCGTTTGCCTGGTGGCCGAGGGGGTGGACGGCGCCGTGCAGGCCTACTGCGGGCTCGCTCCCTTCCGCGACGGGCTGGTGCTGGAGGGGCCGCTGGGCACCGGGGAGCTGCACACGCTTCTGCGGCGGGCGGTCGAGCGGGCCGACGGCCTGCCCGTCTACGCCTTCAGCGCCCGCGACAACCTCGCCGTGCGGGAGGCGCTGGAGGACGCGGGTTTCACGGCCATGCACGCCACCGACTTCTACACGGGCCGCGCCGAACACCTCGCCCGCGCGGCCCGCGTGCCCGCCGAGTACACCACCGAGACGGCCCTCTCCCCGCGGGAGTACCGCTCGCTGTTCCGCACCGCCGAGGACGGCTGGTCGGGGCGGCTCGACTGGACGGACGCCGAGTTGCGCTCGCACTTCGCGCGGGACGACGTGCGGCTCGTCGCGTTGAGGCAGGGCGGGCGGGCGGTGGGTTTTGCCGAACTCGAACTCAACGCCGAGGCCACCCGCGCCGACCTGACCTACGTGGCCGTCCACCCCGCCGACCGGGGGCAGGGGCTGGGGCGTGTCCTGCTGGGGCTCGCCGCCGCCGAGGCCGCCGCGCACCCCGAGGTCCGCACCCTGCGCGCCCGCGCCCACGACCACGCCCGCCCCGCCCGCGCCCTGTACGCCCGCGCGGGCCTGACCCACTGCCGCTCGGTGGTGACCTACCTGCGCGACGACACCGAGGGAGAACCGTAG